In Drosophila santomea strain STO CAGO 1482 chromosome 3L, Prin_Dsan_1.1, whole genome shotgun sequence, a single window of DNA contains:
- the LOC120447530 gene encoding uncharacterized protein LOC120447530 has protein sequence MCKSCEEQPVRCCTIFYAAFCITSGLFMLLFSIHNVVLLQSSITVLDFYLHIHGAEMSPKTFTAIYSMDLFFGIVHLIAGTLLAFGIRLNSKGVFVAGKILSYFFPIYNVLYVFPLIVHIAAVAKLCKYKNENFT, from the exons ATGTGTAAATCGTGTGAGGAACAACCAGTTCGATGCTGCACAATTTTCTACGCAGCTTTCTGCATTACAAGCGGTCTCTTTATGCTCTTGTTTTCGATTCACAATGTAGTACTTCTGCAAAGCTCCATAACAgttttggatttttatttgcatatccATGGTGCTGAAATGTCTCCAAAGACTTTCACCGCCATTTACTCGATGGATTTGTTTTTCGGCATTGTGCATCTCATCGCTGGAActttgctagcttttggaATCAGACTG aACTCAAAGGGGGTTTTCGTTGCTGGAAAAATTTTAAGCTATTTCTTTCCAATATATAATGTACTTTATGTATTTCCATTAA TTGTACACATTGCCGCCGTAgcaaaattatgcaaatataaaaatgaaaactttacttaa
- the LOC120447529 gene encoding uncharacterized protein LOC120447529 — protein MCCKSCEEQPASCCSMFYAFFCMGVGLFAGSFAMHNVIVSEQSITLMDWFLHMHDADFTETHLTIIYSFDLVFALSYAIAGVCLAWGLKRNSKGFIKAGKILSYFFPIYNIIYLFPLVVHIGCVIKLCRLLKENYN, from the exons ATGTGTTGTAAGTCGTGTGAGGAACAACCAGCTTCATGCTGCTCGATGTTCTATGCATTTTTCTGCATGGGAGTTGGTTTATTTGCGGGTAGCTTTGCGATGCACAATGTAATCGTATCGGAACAGTCTATTACACTTATGGATTGGTTTCTGCATATGCATGACGCTGATTTTACTGAAACCCATCTTACGATCATATACTCTTTCGATCTTGTTTTTGCCCTTTCGTATGCCATCGCAGGAGTTTGTTTAGCGTGGGGATTAAAAAGG aacTCCAAGGGGTTTATTAAAGCTGGAAAAATTTTAAGCTATTTCTTTCCAATATataacattatttatttatttccattag TTGTACATATTGGCTGTGTCATCAAATTATGCAGACtcttaaaagaaaattataattag